A genomic stretch from Setaria viridis chromosome 1, Setaria_viridis_v4.0, whole genome shotgun sequence includes:
- the LOC117847767 gene encoding ABC transporter A family member 7, producing MTGAADFHAQADALFRKNLAIQKRAYKTNCCIVLFPLLVCGLLGAAQNFIDKFFKDDGGKVDCAGCDGGVRPAGVRLSEAAVGGLSCPMECPLPITPRWPVALLLPGEKAEDVTKEDREAPPADAKEEEESPEELLESLTKPPPCRSPESCAAPARFLVTGGNKSFAQSLTGNIFPPHASPNLTADISGLADFALATDATGPGSGGYESAFGMGALYFLQSKCTPNSTLSFQVQYGPESSTKSYDLKNSDIKNLNLIVQYNPEKSNMLRVPRLMNLASNAYLQLRDNNKKMQFGFAKDMPRDGHPMKPPDISFLVGKLIFVWIVMLLFPVILSSLVYEKQQKLRAMMKMHGLGDMAYWIISYCYFLLISLIYMLLLVIFGSIVGVKLFASNSYVLQFIVYFTYMNLQISFAFLMTSFFTTVSTATVSGYLYVIGSGFIGEYLFKPFVEDTSVSRSSIVLMEFFPPFSLYRIIYELSPPPATGFYSDFSGVQLGDLSDPENGILVLLIIMVLEWATFLFFTLYLDEFGFLQTGIRKLVTASRPDGSCQALQKPSTQPQEFEASIEIDRTDIMSEREIVDRFLQQPDSSCSVIIDNIRKVYPPKDGNAEKVAVKGFSLSIQRGQCFGLLGSNGAGKTSVISMLTGFTKPTSGTAYIDGLNIRTDMNEIYTRIGVCPQFDLLWETLTAREHLMFYGRLKRLNSAALVEAAEQSLKVLRIFEGGVADTRVSQYSGGMKRRLSVAISLIGDPKVVYLDEPSSGLDPASRKALWNAVKFAKKDRAIILTAHSMEEAEALCDRIGISAYGRLRCTGTSKELKAKYGGTFVFTVTAAASEDEAVEQLIRSICPTAKRTYHIAGTQKFEMPKQGVKISQVFQAMEQAKRSLNIVAWGLVDTTLEDVFIKVAKESEKCPD from the exons ATGACGGGGGCGGCGGACTTCCATGCCCAGGCCGACGCGCTCTTCAGGAAGAACCTCGCCATCCAG AAGCGCGCGTACAAGACGAACTGCTGCATCGTCCTGTTCCCGCTGCTGGTGTGCGGGCTGCTCGGGGCGGCGCAGAACTTCATCGACAAGTTCTTCAAGGACGACGGCGGGAAGGTCGACTGCGCGGGCTGCGACGGCGgtgtccgccccgccggcgtgcGCCTCAGCGAGGCCGCCGTCGGGGGCTTGTCGTGCCCGATGGAGTGCCCGCTGCCGATAACCCCGCGCTGGCCCGTCGCGCTGCTGCTCCCCGGGGAGAAGGCGGAGGACGTCACCAAGGAGGACAgggaggcgccgccggccgacgcgaaagaagaagaagagtcgCCCGAGGAGCTCCTCGAGTCCCTGACGAAACCGCCGCCGTGCAGGAGCCCGGAGTcgtgcgccgcgccggccaggTTCCTCGTCACCGGCGGCAACAAATCCTTCGCACAAA GTCTCACGGGCAACATTTTCCCGCCACACGCGTCGCCGAACCTGACGGCTGACATCTCCGGCTTGGCTGATTTTGCTCTG GCAACAGATGCAACGGGTCCTGGCTCTGGTGGCTACGAATCTGCATTTGGCATGGGGGCGCTTTATTTTCTTCAGAGCAAATGCACTCCGAATTCCACACTTTCTTTCCAAGTCCAGTACGGTCCTGAAAGTTCGACCAAAT CATATGACCTCAAAAATTCAGACATCAAGAACTTAAACTTGATTGTCCAATATAATCCTGAAAAATCAAACATGCTTCGGGTTCCACGGTTAATGAATCTG GCCTCAAACGCGTACCTTCAATTGAGGGATAATAATAAGAAGATGCAATTTGGGTTTGCCAAAGACATGCCTAGAGATGGTCACCCTATGAAGCCTCCTGATATATCTTTCCTAGTGGGAAAGCTGATTTTTGTATGGATTGTAATGCTTCTTTTTCCG GTCATCCTGAGCAGTTTAGTCTATGAGAAGCAGCAGAAGCTAAGGGCTATGATGAAGATGCATGGCTTAGGGGATATGGCATACTGGATTATATCCTATTGCTATTTTCTTCTTATATCGCTAATTTATATGCTCTTATTGGTTATATTTGGCTCCATTGTTG GTGTAAAGTTATTTGCGTCGAATAGCTACGTGTTACAGTTCATAGTCTATTTCACCTACATGAACTTGCAAATATCATTTGCTTTTCTTATGACATCATTCTTTACTACTGTTAGCACTGCTACTG TGTCAGGATATCTCTATGTAATTGGATCTGGCTTTATAGGAGAATATTTGTTCAAGCCTTTTGTTGAAGATACATCCGTCTCAA GAAGCTCGATTGTGCTGATGGAGTTCTTCCCACCATTTTCTTTGTACCGCATAATCTATGAACTCTCCCCACCTCCAGCCACGGGATTTTATTCAGACTTTTCTGGTGTACAATTGGGAGACCTGAGTGATCCGGAGAATGGAATTTTAGTCTTGCTAATCATAATGGTACTCGAGTGGGCCACATTCCTTTTCTTCACATTGTATTTGGACGAATTTGGGTTCCTCCAAACTGGAATTAGAAAGTTGGTAACAGCTTCTCGCCCCGATGGGAGCTGTCAGGCTCTTCAGAAGCCGTCCACACAGCCTCAAGAATTTGAAGCTTCAATTGAAATAGACAGGACTGATATTATGAGCGAG AGAGAGATAGTTGATAGATTCTTGCAACAACCAGATAGTAGTTGTTCGGTCATAATTGACAACATTAGGAAAGTGTACCCTCCAAAAGATGGAAATGCAGAGAAAGTTGCTGTCAAAGGTTTCTCACTTTCTATCCAAAGAGGACAATGCTTTGGACTTCTTGGTTCTAATGGTGCTGGAAAAACCTCTGTCATTAGCATG CTGACTGGATTTACTAAACCGACATCTGGCACGGCTTATATTGATGGACTGAACATACGAACGGACATGAATGAGATATATACAAGAATAGGTGTTTGTCCACAATTTGA CTTGCTATGGGAAACACTGACTGCCCGAGAGCATTTGATGTTCTATGGCAGGCTTAAGAGATTGAATAGTGCCGCATTAGTTGAG GCTGCAGAACAATCTCTAAAAGTATTAAGGATATTTGAGGGTGGTGTTGCTGATACTCGTGTGTCACAATACAGTGGTGGCATGAAACGTCGTCTTAGCGTTGCTATCTCTCTAATCGGTGACCCTAAG GTGGTTTACCTGGACGAACCAAGTTCAGGATTGGATCCAGCATCAAGGAAAGCCTTGTGGAATGCTGTGAAGTTTGCCAAAAAGGACAGAGCCATAATTCTCACAG CACATTCGATGGAAGAGGCTGAAGCTCTATGCGACCGGATAGGAATATCCGCATATGGGCGCCTCCGGTGCACCGGAACATCCAAAGAG CTGAAAGCCAAGTATGGAGGTACATTTGTGTTCACGGTAACGGCTGCGGCCAGCGAGGATGAGGCAGTGGAGCAGCTAATCCGGTCCATCTGCCCTACCGCGAAGAGGACGTACCACATCGCGGGGACGCAGAAGTTTGAGATGCCGAAGCAGGGGGTGAAGATCTCTCAAGTCTTCCAGGCCATGGAGCAGGCAAAGCGCTCGCTGAACATCGTTGCCTGGGGCCTGGTTGATACAACGCTGGAAGACGTCTTTATCAAAGTTGCCAAGGAGAGTGAGAAATGCCCTGATTAG
- the LOC117844918 gene encoding ABC transporter A family member 8, which translates to MGSANCLAQTNALFRKNLVIQRRNCRANCCLVCFPFLICLLLGGTQLIVILAYRSSGAHKSGFDCGYCTASTKSSIENRVGGLQCPIECPLPIAPKWPPVLQLPLDSGPEDELGSFNSTNVTDTPKHSPERFLVTGTNQPFAESVMSNMLPKHDDGLKFVADISTLADFVLGTNAVRALSRGADELGSDFDQYSHLFFLQSNCTANSKLSFPVQEGRSNFTKDAECIEGLFLWRQSSSIMNSELYRGYCQEDKETNKIASAYDLTSSDLNNFNLVVSYNSTYKGVTQSSVLPLSPLSFAPIMLRLPRLLNLVSNAYLQLRTGGPKMQFEFVKDMPRAQSEMTIDISFLVGRVVFVWMIMLLFPVILSNLVYEKQQKLRTIMKMHGLGDVAYWTISYCYFLLLSLLYMIILIVFGKGAGIMLFKLSDYKALFVVYFAYMNLQISFAFLMATYFSNVRTASVTAYLFTIGSGYLGEYLFRPIFEDMSLSRSWTTLMEFFPPFALYRIIYEFSPPPSPFYRTDFSGIHWGDLSDRKNGMKDILIIMALEWATFLLLTFFLDEFGTLGNGIRKMVSVCPSNVDGSSQASQKQTIQLQEFEYSVEMDRTDVLREREIVEQLLQESDSSYSIICDNLKKVYHGQDGNAEKIAVTGLSLSMQHGQCFGILGPNGAGKTSLISMLTGFTKPTSGTAYINGMDIRSDMDRIYTGIGVCPQFDLLWETLTGREHLLFYGRLKNLRCAALDRAVEQSLKSVRLFDGGVADKRVAEYSGGMKRRLSVAISLIGDPKVVYMDEPSSGLDPASRRALWNAVLSAKQNRAIILTTHSMEEAEALCDKIGIMVNGRLQCIGTSTELKAKYGGTYVLTITTAAGEEEVVEQLVQSLCPAANRIYRIAGTQKFEMPKQGLRISQVFQAMQHAKGWLNIAAWGLSDATLEDAFIKVASESDISSV; encoded by the exons atGGGCTCGGCGAACTGCCTCGCGCAGACCAATGCGCTCTTCAGGAAGAACCTCGTGATCCAG AGGCGCAACTGCAGGGCCAACTGCTGCCTCGTCTGCTTCCCGTTCCTCATATGCTTGCTGCTAGGAGGGACGCAGCTGATCGTGATACTGGCTTACCGCAGTTCAGGGGCGCACAAGTCCGGGTTCGACTGCGGCTACTGCACTGCCAGCACCAAGAGTTCGATCGAGAACAGGGTTGGAGGGCTCCAATGCCCGATCGAATGCCCCCTGCCGATCGCACCGAAATGGCCCCCAGTGCTGCAACTGCCATTAGATTCAGGCCCTGAGGATGAACTCGGTTCCTTCAACTCTACCAACGTCACGGATACGCCGAAACACTCTCCGGAGAGGTTCCTTGTCACCGGTACCAACCAGCCATTTGCAGAAA GTGTCATGAGTAACATGCTccccaagcatgatgatgggtTGAAGTTTGTAGCCGACATCTCCACCTTGGCTGATTTCGTGCTG GGTACAAATGCAGTGCGCGCTCTCTCTAGAGGTGCTGATGAACTTGGTTCTGATTTTGATCAGTACAgccaccttttttttcttcagagcAACTGTACCGCGAACTCAAAACTTTCTTTTCCAGTCCAAGAAGGTCGCAGCAATTTCACCAAAG ATGCAGAATGTATTGAAGGATTATTTCTGTGGCGTCAGAGCTCATCAATCATGAACAGTGAATTATACAGAGGTTATTGCCAAGAGGATAAGGAGACCAATAAAATTGCTTCAG CATATGACCTCACAAGCTCAGACCTCAACAATTTTAACTTGGTTGTCTCATACAACTCAACTTACAAGGGTGTTACTCAATCTTCAGTTTTGCCATTATCTCCACTTTCATTTGCACCAATCATGCTTCGACTTCCGCGGCTACTGAATCTG GTCTCAAATGCATACCTTCAATTGAGGACCGGTGGTCCTAAGATGCAATTTGAGTTTGTTAAAGACATGCCTAGAGCTCAATCTGAAATGACTATTGATATATCTTTCTTAGTGGGGAGGGTGGTTTTTGTATGGATGATAATGCTTCTTTTCCCG GTCATCCTAAGCAATTTAGTCTACGAGAAGCAACAGAAGCTAAGAACTATAATGAAGATGCATGGTCTAGGAGATGTGGCATACTGGACTATATCCTAttgttattttcttcttctatcGCTACTGTATATGATCATCTTGATTGTTTTTGGCAAAGGGGCTG GTATAATGTTATTTAAATTGAGTGACTACAAGGCACTATTCGTGGTCTATTTCGCCTATATGAACTTGCAAATTTCGTTTGCTTTCCTTATGGCGACATACTTTTCCAATGTGAGGACTGCTAGTG TGACTGCATACCTCTTCACAATTGGATCTGGCTATTTAGGAGAATATTTATTCAGGCCTATTTTTGAAGATATGTCCCTCTCAA GAAGTTGGACTACACTGATGGAGTTCTTCCCGCCATTTGCTCTGTACCGCATAATCTATGAGTTTTCTCCACCTCCTTCACCTTTCTATCGTACGGACTTTTCTGGAATACACTGGGGAGACTTGAGTGATCGTAAAAATGGAATGAAAGATATTCTCATCATAATGGCACTCGAGTGGGCCACGTTCCTTTTGTTAACATTCTTTTTGGATGAATTCGGTACCCTCGGAAATGGAATTAGAAAAATGGTATCAGTTTGTCCCTCAAACGTCGATGGGAGTTCTCAGGCTTCTCAGAAGCAGACTATTCAACTTCAAGAATTTGAATATTCGGTTGAAATGGACAGGACTGATGTTTTGAGAGAG AGGGAGATAGTTGAACAACTCTTACAAGAATCGGATAGTAGTTATTCGATCATATGCGACAATCTTAAGAAAGTGTACCATGGACAAGATGGAAATGCAGAGAAAATTGCTGTCACAGGGTTATCACTTTCTATGCAACATGGGCAATGTTTCGGAATTCTTGGTCCAAATGGTGCTGGGAAAACTTCTCTCATCAGCATG TTGACTGGATTTACTAAACCTACATCTGGCACGGCTTATATTAATGGAATGGACATACGATCGGACATGGACAGGATTTATACAGGAATTGGTGTTTGTCCACAATTTGA CTTGCTATGGGAAACACTGACGGGTCGAGAGCATTTGTTGTTCTATGGCAGGCTTAAGAATTTGAGATGTGCAGCATTAGACAGG GCTGTAGAACAATCTCTGAAAAGTGTACGCTTATTTGATGGTGGTGTTGCTGATAAGCGTGTGGCAGAATACAGCGGAGGCATGAAGCGCCGTCTCAGCGTTGCTATATCCCTAATTGGTGATCCTAAG GTTGTTTACATGGACGAACCAAGTTCTGGATTGGATCCAGCATCAAGGAGAGCACTGTGGAATGCTGTCTTGTCTGCCAAACAGAACAGGGCCATCATTCTCACAA CGCATTCCATGGAAGAGGCTGAAGCACTGTGCGACAAGATAGGAATCATGGTAAACGGGCGTCTGCAGTGCATTGGGACATCTACAGAG CTGAAAGCCAAGTATGGAGGCACATATGTGCTCACCATAACAACTgcggcgggcgaggaggaggtggtggagcagCTGGTCCAGTCCCTCTGCCCTGCGGCGAACAGAATTTACCGCATCGCGGGGACGCAGAAGTTCGAGATGCCGAAGCAGGGGTTGAGGATCAGCCAAGTGTTTCAGGCAATGCAGCATGCGAAGGGCTGGCTGAACATCGCTGCCTGGGGCCTGTCTGATGCAACGCTGGAAGATGCCTTCATCAAAGTTGCCAGCGAGAGTGACATATCCTCTGTGTAG